A single Microbacterium protaetiae DNA region contains:
- a CDS encoding Lrp/AsnC family transcriptional regulator, with the protein MPDSEPLDAVDTGIVSALSQDARATLTQLAEQVGLSVSSVQARLRRLESRGVITGYRPIVDAEAVGKPLAAFIEISPLDPAQPDNAPELLEHLDEIEACHSIAGDASYMLFVRVASPRELERLIGQIRQAAAVRTRTTIALQTFYEYRPLVPAASEKRPLGR; encoded by the coding sequence ATGCCCGATTCTGAACCCCTGGATGCGGTCGACACCGGCATCGTCTCGGCCCTCTCGCAAGACGCCCGGGCCACGCTCACCCAGCTGGCCGAGCAGGTCGGGCTGTCGGTCTCGTCAGTGCAGGCGCGCCTGCGCCGGCTCGAGTCACGCGGGGTCATCACCGGATACCGGCCGATCGTCGACGCCGAGGCCGTGGGCAAACCGCTGGCCGCGTTCATCGAGATCTCACCACTGGATCCCGCCCAGCCCGACAACGCCCCCGAGCTGCTCGAGCACCTCGACGAGATCGAGGCCTGCCACTCGATCGCCGGTGATGCCAGCTACATGCTTTTCGTGCGCGTGGCCTCGCCCCGCGAGCTTGAGCGGCTGATCGGTCAGATCCGCCAGGCGGCCGCGGTGCGCACGCGCACCACCATCGCGTTGCAGACGTTCTACGAGTACCGGCCCCTCGTGCCCGCGGCATCCGAAAAACGTCCTCTCGGTCGTTGA
- a CDS encoding aconitate hydratase, producing MTNSQNSFGAKDTLTVGEKQYEIYRLDSIPNSERLPYSLKILLENLLRNEDGVSVTAEQVRALAAWNPTDVGHSEIQFTPARVLLQDFTGVPCVVDLVAMRDAMDDLGGDPQQVNPLIPVELVIDHSVIADSFGRPESAKINADLEFERNKERYQLLRWAQHAFDDFVVVPPDTGICHQVNLEYLARVVFGADDKTAGMPQAYPDTLVGTDSHTPMVNGLGVVGWGVGGIEAEAAMLGQPVSMLLPEVIGLKLTGELREGVTATDMVLTVAELLRKTGVVGKFVEIFGPGVSNVPLANRATIGNMSPEYGSTVTIFPIDQETLDYLTFTGRSAERVALVEAYAKEQGLWHDPAREPAYSHVVELDLASIEPSIAGPKRPQDRIPLARARHTVERLLADPGADVTTLTALDDAIDDTFPASDPFLGEEDMFDPAAVVERDDDEGGVEWPSNPQPITMNGHDTRVDNGDVVIAAITSCTNTSNPSVMIGAALLARNAVQKGLKSKPWVKTSLAPGSRVVTDYFERSGLTPYLDELGFNLVGYGCTTCIGNSGPLPEEVSAVVDSGDLTVASVLSGNRNFEGRIHQQSRMNFLASPPLVVAYALAGSMHVDLTRDPLGEGSDGQPVYLKDIWPTGREIKDVVDSCVEARMFTEGYSDVYAGDENWNSLPVPEGDRFDWDDESTYVRKPPYFDGMQVEPDTLHDITGARVLARLGDSVTTDHISPAGAIKRDSPAGRYLTEHGVEPRQFNSYGSRRGNHEVMIRGTFANIRLRNQLLDGVEGGFTRVLPGGEQTTIFEASEEYAEKGIPLIVLAGKEYGSGSSRDWAAKGTLLLGAKAVLAESFERIHRSNLIGMGVLPLQFRDGESAASLGLDGTETYSISGLEGASAVPGEVTVRVEPDEGEAREFTATVRIDTPTEQEYYRHGGILQYVLRQRLEA from the coding sequence ATGACGAACAGCCAGAACAGTTTCGGAGCGAAAGACACTCTCACCGTCGGTGAGAAGCAGTACGAGATCTATCGACTCGACAGCATCCCGAACAGTGAACGATTGCCGTACAGCCTGAAGATCCTGCTCGAGAACCTGCTGCGCAATGAAGACGGGGTGAGCGTGACCGCCGAGCAGGTGCGCGCGCTCGCGGCGTGGAACCCCACCGACGTCGGTCACTCCGAGATCCAGTTCACACCGGCCCGCGTGCTGCTGCAGGACTTCACCGGCGTGCCGTGCGTGGTCGACCTCGTGGCCATGCGCGACGCAATGGACGACCTCGGCGGCGACCCGCAGCAGGTCAACCCGCTCATTCCGGTCGAGCTGGTCATCGACCACTCGGTCATCGCCGACAGCTTCGGTCGGCCCGAGTCGGCCAAGATCAACGCCGACCTCGAGTTCGAGCGCAACAAAGAGCGGTACCAGCTGCTGCGGTGGGCGCAGCACGCGTTCGACGATTTCGTGGTCGTGCCGCCCGACACCGGCATCTGCCACCAGGTCAACCTCGAATACCTGGCGCGGGTCGTGTTCGGCGCCGATGACAAGACCGCCGGGATGCCGCAGGCCTATCCCGACACGCTCGTCGGCACCGATTCACACACCCCGATGGTCAACGGGCTCGGGGTGGTCGGCTGGGGCGTCGGCGGGATCGAGGCCGAGGCGGCCATGCTCGGCCAGCCGGTGTCGATGCTGCTACCCGAGGTCATCGGCCTGAAACTGACCGGCGAGCTGCGCGAGGGCGTGACCGCCACCGACATGGTGCTGACCGTGGCCGAGCTGCTGCGTAAGACCGGCGTGGTCGGCAAGTTCGTGGAGATCTTCGGACCCGGTGTGTCCAACGTGCCGCTGGCCAACCGCGCCACGATCGGCAATATGAGTCCGGAGTACGGCTCGACGGTCACGATCTTCCCCATCGATCAGGAGACCCTCGACTATCTGACGTTCACCGGACGCAGCGCCGAGCGTGTCGCTCTCGTCGAGGCATACGCGAAGGAACAGGGGCTGTGGCACGACCCCGCCCGCGAGCCCGCGTACTCACACGTCGTTGAGCTCGATCTCGCCTCGATCGAGCCGTCGATCGCCGGTCCCAAGCGTCCGCAGGACCGCATCCCGCTCGCGCGCGCGCGGCACACCGTCGAACGGCTGCTGGCCGATCCGGGGGCGGATGTCACGACCCTCACGGCGCTCGACGACGCGATCGATGACACCTTCCCGGCATCCGACCCGTTCCTGGGTGAGGAGGACATGTTCGACCCCGCCGCCGTCGTCGAACGCGACGACGATGAGGGCGGCGTGGAATGGCCGTCGAATCCGCAGCCGATCACAATGAACGGGCACGACACCAGGGTCGACAACGGTGATGTCGTGATCGCGGCGATCACCTCGTGCACGAACACCTCGAACCCGTCGGTGATGATCGGCGCGGCGCTGCTCGCGCGCAACGCCGTGCAGAAGGGCCTGAAATCCAAGCCGTGGGTGAAGACATCGCTGGCTCCCGGATCGCGGGTCGTGACCGACTACTTCGAGCGGTCGGGTCTGACGCCCTACCTCGACGAACTCGGGTTCAATCTGGTCGGCTACGGGTGCACCACCTGCATCGGCAACTCGGGCCCGCTGCCCGAGGAGGTCAGCGCCGTCGTCGACTCCGGTGATCTGACCGTGGCATCCGTGCTCAGCGGTAACCGCAACTTCGAGGGGCGCATCCACCAGCAGTCGCGCATGAACTTCCTCGCGTCGCCGCCGCTGGTGGTCGCCTACGCGCTGGCCGGTTCCATGCATGTCGACTTGACGCGCGATCCGCTCGGTGAGGGCAGCGACGGGCAGCCGGTCTACCTGAAGGACATCTGGCCGACGGGCCGTGAGATCAAGGACGTCGTCGACTCGTGCGTCGAGGCGCGCATGTTCACGGAGGGGTATTCCGACGTGTACGCGGGTGACGAGAACTGGAACTCGCTGCCGGTGCCCGAGGGTGACCGGTTCGACTGGGACGACGAGTCGACCTACGTGCGCAAGCCGCCGTACTTCGACGGCATGCAGGTCGAGCCCGACACGCTGCACGACATCACGGGCGCGCGCGTGCTGGCGAGGCTGGGCGATTCGGTCACGACAGACCACATCTCGCCCGCCGGAGCCATTAAGCGCGACTCGCCCGCCGGTCGCTACCTCACCGAGCACGGTGTCGAGCCTCGGCAGTTCAACTCATACGGGTCGCGGCGCGGCAACCACGAGGTGATGATCCGCGGCACGTTCGCGAACATCCGGCTGCGCAACCAGCTGCTCGACGGTGTCGAGGGAGGGTTCACCCGGGTGCTGCCCGGCGGCGAGCAGACGACCATCTTCGAGGCATCCGAAGAATATGCCGAGAAGGGAATACCTCTGATCGTGCTCGCCGGCAAGGAGTACGGGTCGGGATCCTCGCGGGACTGGGCGGCGAAGGGCACCCTGCTGCTGGGGGCGAAGGCAGTGCTGGCCGAGTCGTTCGAGCGCATCCACCGCTCGAACCTCATCGGCATGGGCGTGCTGCCTCTGCAGTTCCGCGACGGCGAGTCGGCGGCATCCCTGGGTCTGGACGGTACCGAGACGTATTCGATCAGCGGCCTCGAGGGCGCCTCGGCGGTGCCCGGCGAGGTGACGGTGCGTGTCGAGCCCGACGAGGGTGAGGCGCGGGAGTTCACCGCGACCGTGCGCATCGACACGCCCACCGAACAGGAGTACTACCGGCACGGCGGCATCCTTCAGTACGTGCTGCGGCAGCGGCTCGAGGCCTGA
- a CDS encoding sensor histidine kinase has product MFRRLLTYQIVIDAVVAVLFALVALPFEIGIGQGTPANAGVSVLVCVLFGVALAARRISPPLALGLAWAGAIVQMGFGRSPGFVDLAVFAVLYTAAAYGTRLLFWAGFGSALLGAVVATAYVYIVLSAGSVSLSELPIAVAVLIAATFALLLAWTVGALARTGRRARSGRLAQRRAEAEAAIEQERTRIARDMHDVVAHSLAVVIAQADGARYAAASDPAAQTAALGTISSTARSALADVRLLLAQLRHTQEDGPQPTVADLEPLFGQMRAAGLDLRVTIDPAPRSEAPAAVQLAVYRILQEALTNALRHGANDTPVEVGLAWHPTLVEVTVRNTVRAVEAPTESRGHGMIGMRERALLVGGTLDAGAEAGRFVVRARIPVSEAT; this is encoded by the coding sequence GTGTTCCGGCGCCTGCTGACCTACCAGATCGTGATCGACGCGGTCGTCGCCGTGCTGTTCGCGCTCGTGGCGCTGCCGTTCGAGATCGGGATCGGGCAGGGCACGCCGGCGAACGCGGGTGTCTCGGTGCTGGTGTGCGTGCTGTTCGGCGTCGCGCTGGCCGCGCGCAGGATCTCACCGCCCCTCGCGCTGGGCCTCGCGTGGGCCGGGGCCATCGTGCAGATGGGGTTCGGCAGATCTCCCGGGTTCGTCGACCTCGCCGTGTTCGCGGTGCTCTACACCGCCGCCGCGTATGGCACCCGGCTGCTGTTCTGGGCGGGCTTCGGATCGGCGCTTCTGGGCGCTGTGGTCGCCACCGCTTATGTCTACATTGTGCTCAGCGCCGGTTCGGTGAGCCTGAGCGAGCTGCCGATAGCGGTGGCCGTGCTCATCGCCGCGACATTCGCACTTCTTCTGGCATGGACGGTCGGGGCGCTCGCACGCACGGGCCGGCGCGCGCGGTCGGGGCGACTCGCACAGCGACGGGCCGAGGCAGAGGCGGCGATCGAGCAGGAGCGCACCCGCATCGCCCGTGACATGCACGACGTCGTCGCGCACTCGCTGGCGGTGGTGATAGCCCAGGCAGACGGGGCGCGTTATGCTGCGGCATCCGACCCCGCGGCCCAGACCGCGGCGCTGGGCACCATCTCGTCCACGGCGCGTTCCGCGCTCGCCGATGTGCGGCTGCTGCTCGCGCAGCTGCGGCACACGCAAGAAGACGGGCCGCAGCCGACGGTGGCCGACCTCGAGCCGCTGTTCGGACAGATGCGGGCGGCGGGCCTCGATCTGCGGGTCACGATCGATCCCGCACCGCGGTCGGAGGCCCCCGCCGCGGTGCAGCTGGCGGTGTACCGCATTCTGCAAGAGGCTCTCACCAACGCGCTGCGCCACGGCGCCAACGACACTCCCGTCGAGGTCGGCCTGGCGTGGCATCCCACCCTCGTCGAGGTCACCGTGCGCAACACCGTGCGCGCCGTCGAGGCACCGACCGAATCACGCGGGCACGGGATGATCGGCATGCGCGAGCGGGCGCTGCTGGTCGGCGGCACGCTGGATGCCGGTGCCGAAGCGGGCAGGTTCGTCGTGCGCGCGCGCATCCCCGTCTCGGAGGCGACGTGA
- a CDS encoding response regulator — MVIRVVLADDQALFRAGIRMVIDSQPDLEVVGEASNGREAIDVVRATAPDVVLMDIRMPLMDGLTATAELLRDAELLRDADAPRIVMLTTFDLDEAAARAIRQGASGFLLKDADPEFLLAAIRTVHSGSAVIAASATRDLFAQTMDAATEPVPDSYGELTEREREIFALAARGLSNAEIAAREYLSEATVKTHISRILTKLALRDRVQLVVFAFEHGLA; from the coding sequence ATGGTGATCCGCGTGGTGCTGGCCGATGACCAGGCGCTGTTCCGCGCCGGCATCCGCATGGTGATCGACTCGCAGCCCGACCTCGAGGTGGTCGGCGAGGCCTCCAACGGCCGTGAAGCCATCGACGTCGTTCGCGCGACGGCGCCCGATGTCGTGCTGATGGATATTCGCATGCCGCTCATGGACGGCCTGACGGCCACCGCCGAGCTGTTGCGAGACGCCGAGCTGCTGCGCGACGCGGACGCCCCGCGCATCGTCATGCTGACCACCTTCGACCTCGACGAGGCCGCGGCCCGGGCGATCCGTCAGGGCGCCAGCGGTTTTCTCCTCAAAGACGCCGACCCCGAGTTTCTGCTGGCGGCGATCCGCACCGTGCATTCCGGGTCGGCCGTGATCGCGGCATCCGCCACCCGCGACCTGTTCGCGCAGACGATGGATGCCGCGACCGAGCCGGTTCCGGACTCGTACGGCGAGCTCACCGAACGCGAGCGGGAGATCTTCGCGCTGGCGGCGCGCGGACTGTCGAACGCCGAGATCGCAGCGCGGGAGTACCTGTCAGAGGCCACCGTGAAGACGCACATCAGCCGCATCCTCACCAAGCTGGCGCTGCGCGACCGCGTTCAGCTGGTCGTCTTCGCCTTCGAGCACGGGCTGGCGTGA
- a CDS encoding acetylxylan esterase, with product MPLTDLSLTELNTYLPEVAEPADFDAFWRRTLDEARAAATEPTLAPVDSPITQLVVEDLTFSGFGGEPIRAWVTRPRSDQPLPAIVEYIGYNGGRGIPGERLQWAAAGYVHVLMDTRGQGSGWGSGGDTPDPHGSEGSVPGFMTRGIRHPDTYYYRRLFTDAVRLIDTTASLPFVDASRISVTGGSQGGGITLAAAGLHPGVFAAMPDVPFLCHFRRSVDLTPDHPFREVERYLAVHRTEVAQVFDTLSYFDGVNFARRIGAPALFSVGLMDGIVLPSSVFAAFNHCGSADKAIEVYEFNGHEGGQSEQWLRQTRWLAERL from the coding sequence GTGCCGTTGACAGACCTCTCGCTCACAGAGCTGAACACCTACCTGCCCGAGGTGGCAGAGCCCGCCGACTTCGACGCGTTCTGGCGTCGCACGCTCGACGAAGCCCGCGCCGCGGCGACCGAGCCGACTCTCGCGCCGGTCGACTCCCCCATCACGCAGCTCGTGGTCGAAGACCTCACCTTCAGCGGATTCGGCGGCGAGCCGATCCGTGCCTGGGTCACCCGCCCCCGCTCGGATCAGCCCCTGCCGGCGATCGTCGAGTACATCGGATACAACGGTGGGCGCGGCATCCCGGGCGAGCGCCTGCAGTGGGCCGCCGCCGGCTACGTGCACGTCCTGATGGACACGCGCGGGCAGGGCAGCGGGTGGGGCTCGGGCGGCGACACCCCCGACCCGCACGGGTCAGAGGGCTCCGTTCCCGGCTTCATGACCCGCGGCATTCGGCACCCCGACACCTACTACTACCGGCGGCTGTTCACCGACGCCGTGCGCCTGATCGACACCACCGCGTCACTGCCGTTCGTCGACGCGTCGCGCATCAGCGTGACCGGAGGCAGCCAGGGCGGCGGCATCACACTCGCTGCGGCCGGACTGCACCCGGGCGTGTTCGCGGCGATGCCCGACGTGCCCTTTCTGTGCCACTTTCGCCGCTCGGTCGACCTCACGCCCGATCATCCCTTCCGCGAGGTCGAGCGCTATCTGGCCGTGCACCGCACCGAGGTCGCGCAGGTGTTCGACACGCTCTCGTACTTCGACGGCGTGAATTTCGCGCGCCGCATCGGTGCGCCCGCGCTTTTCTCGGTCGGCCTGATGGACGGCATCGTGCTGCCCTCGAGCGTGTTCGCCGCGTTCAATCACTGCGGCAGCGCCGACAAGGCGATCGAGGTCTACGAGTTCAACGGGCACGAGGGCGGGCAGAGCGAGCAGTGGCTGCGGCAGACCCGCTGGCTGGCCGAGCGGCTCTGA
- a CDS encoding GH1 family beta-glucosidase, which yields MSTDASPHHRSADFRDSGLRFPDGFTFGSATASYQVEGAADEDGRAPSIWDTFSRTPGKVAGGDTGDVACDHYHRWEADLDLMAELGLDAYRFSIAWPRIIPTGRGAVNQAGLDFYSRLIDGLRQRGIRPVATLYHWDLPQVLEDAGGWPARATVDAFEEYAGVLGTALGDRVHTWTTLNEPWCTAYLGYGQGGHAPGRREPAAALAAAHHLNLAHGRALQALRATSTGSPEYSVTLNLHVARGDAEAVRRIDAVGNRAFTGPMLRGVYDDDLIADTASVTDWGFVHDGDLETIHQPIDVLGVNYYSTNTVRMWDGAGPRQANDGHKPAEGGTAWPGSDELVEFVEQAGPHTAMGWNIAPDGLLELLHSLRDAYPDQPLMITENGAAFDDVVAADGAVHDLERVDYLRRHLTAAHRAIEDGVDLRGYFVWSLLDNFEWGYGYAKRFGVVRVDFDDQRRIVKDSGHWFRSLATTGVIPE from the coding sequence GTGAGCACCGATGCTTCGCCTCACCACCGCAGTGCCGACTTTCGCGACAGTGGCCTGCGCTTTCCCGACGGGTTCACGTTCGGCTCGGCCACGGCCTCGTACCAGGTCGAAGGTGCCGCCGACGAAGACGGCCGCGCGCCGTCGATCTGGGACACCTTCAGCCGCACGCCGGGCAAGGTTGCGGGCGGCGACACCGGCGACGTCGCCTGCGACCACTACCACCGCTGGGAGGCCGACCTCGACCTGATGGCCGAGCTCGGGCTGGATGCCTACCGGTTCTCGATCGCGTGGCCGCGCATCATCCCCACCGGCCGCGGTGCCGTCAACCAGGCCGGCCTCGACTTCTACTCGCGCCTGATCGACGGCCTGCGCCAGCGCGGCATCCGTCCCGTGGCGACCCTTTATCACTGGGATCTGCCGCAGGTGCTGGAGGATGCCGGGGGCTGGCCGGCGCGCGCCACCGTCGACGCCTTCGAAGAGTACGCGGGTGTGCTCGGCACCGCCCTGGGCGACCGGGTGCACACCTGGACGACCCTGAACGAACCGTGGTGCACGGCCTACCTCGGGTACGGTCAGGGTGGGCACGCGCCGGGGCGTCGCGAACCGGCCGCGGCGCTGGCGGCCGCACATCACCTGAACCTCGCGCACGGCCGCGCGCTGCAGGCGTTGCGGGCCACGTCCACCGGATCGCCGGAGTACTCGGTGACGCTCAATCTGCACGTGGCGCGGGGCGACGCCGAGGCCGTGCGGCGCATCGACGCCGTCGGCAACCGCGCCTTCACCGGCCCGATGCTGCGCGGCGTCTATGACGACGACCTGATCGCCGACACCGCGTCGGTCACCGACTGGGGGTTCGTGCACGACGGCGACCTGGAGACCATCCACCAGCCCATCGACGTGCTCGGCGTCAACTACTACTCCACCAACACGGTGCGGATGTGGGATGGCGCCGGCCCCCGTCAGGCCAACGACGGCCACAAGCCCGCCGAAGGCGGCACCGCCTGGCCGGGCAGCGACGAGCTTGTCGAGTTCGTCGAGCAGGCCGGCCCGCACACCGCGATGGGCTGGAACATCGCGCCCGACGGACTGCTCGAGCTGCTGCATTCGCTGCGCGACGCGTATCCCGATCAACCCCTGATGATCACCGAGAACGGGGCCGCGTTCGACGACGTGGTCGCGGCCGACGGTGCGGTGCACGACCTCGAGCGGGTCGACTATCTGCGCCGGCATCTGACGGCCGCGCACCGCGCGATCGAAGACGGCGTCGACCTGCGCGGCTACTTCGTCTGGTCGCTGCTGGACAACTTCGAGTGGGGCTACGGCTACGCGAAGCGCTTCGGCGTCGTGCGGGTCGACTTCGATGATCAGCGTCGGATCGTCAAGGACTCCGGGCACTGGTTCCGCTCGTTGGCCACCACGGGCGTCATTCCGGAGTGA
- a CDS encoding glycoside hydrolase family 43 protein, with protein MDLRDAATTPIIPGFFPDPTICRVGDEVFVANSSFEYSPGVPLWRSTDLVTWHEAGNALDDDPAFVAGDAAAGGGVYAPTLRHHDGRFWMITTNVSGAPGQLVSSAPAIEGPWGPARVIEGIRGIDPDLAWDDDGTCLGTYSSNDPDVPGIAQVRVDLDRGVVVGAARSVMAGTGLAYPEGPHVFRRGHWWYLLFAEGGTERGHCVSVARGPAASGPFDLCPANPILTRRSTTFPVQNTGHADMVELADGTWAMVYLGVRPRGATPLFHVNGRETFLAGIDWVDDWPVVVPDRYRVPFGESAFTDRFGESRLHPRWISPGAAPGAFATTGDGLELRALDSDNGAPALLSVRARDPYWQFTAVTDARDGAALRVRMDERHWYELRIVQGRALVHAQIGPVAQEFPSDERLSVHGNIELWVGADAATTGGPDDLVFGVRDASGIHEVIRLDGRYLSTEVAGGFVGRVIGLRADGQPVRFAEVRYEPVEAR; from the coding sequence ATGGACCTTCGCGACGCGGCGACGACGCCGATCATTCCGGGCTTCTTTCCCGACCCGACCATCTGCCGGGTCGGCGACGAGGTCTTCGTGGCGAACTCGTCGTTCGAGTACTCGCCCGGCGTGCCGCTGTGGCGCAGCACCGACCTGGTCACCTGGCACGAGGCGGGCAACGCCCTCGACGACGACCCGGCGTTCGTGGCGGGGGATGCCGCAGCCGGCGGGGGCGTGTACGCGCCGACGTTGCGCCACCACGACGGACGCTTCTGGATGATCACCACGAACGTCTCGGGGGCGCCGGGCCAGCTGGTCAGCTCCGCTCCCGCGATCGAGGGCCCCTGGGGGCCGGCGCGCGTGATCGAGGGCATCCGCGGCATCGATCCCGATCTGGCATGGGACGACGATGGCACGTGCCTTGGCACGTACAGCTCGAACGACCCCGATGTGCCCGGCATCGCCCAGGTGCGCGTCGATCTCGACCGCGGCGTGGTCGTCGGCGCTGCCCGGTCGGTCATGGCAGGAACGGGCCTGGCCTATCCCGAGGGCCCGCATGTCTTCCGTCGCGGTCACTGGTGGTATCTGCTGTTCGCCGAAGGTGGCACCGAGCGCGGACACTGCGTGAGCGTGGCCCGCGGGCCCGCCGCATCCGGTCCCTTCGACCTCTGCCCCGCGAACCCGATCCTCACCCGGCGCAGCACGACCTTCCCGGTGCAGAACACCGGGCATGCCGACATGGTCGAGCTGGCCGACGGCACGTGGGCGATGGTGTACCTGGGAGTGCGCCCGCGCGGCGCGACCCCGCTGTTCCATGTCAACGGCCGTGAGACCTTTCTGGCGGGCATCGACTGGGTCGACGACTGGCCGGTCGTCGTGCCCGACCGGTACCGCGTGCCCTTCGGCGAATCCGCGTTCACCGACCGCTTTGGCGAGTCGCGTCTGCACCCGCGGTGGATCTCTCCGGGAGCAGCCCCGGGCGCCTTCGCCACGACCGGCGACGGCCTCGAACTGCGTGCCCTCGACAGCGACAACGGCGCTCCGGCTCTGCTGTCGGTGCGGGCCCGCGACCCGTACTGGCAGTTCACCGCCGTCACCGATGCCCGCGACGGCGCCGCGTTGCGCGTGCGCATGGACGAGCGGCACTGGTATGAGCTGCGCATCGTGCAAGGTCGCGCGCTCGTGCACGCGCAGATCGGGCCGGTCGCACAGGAATTCCCGAGTGACGAGCGGCTGAGTGTGCACGGTAACATCGAGCTGTGGGTGGGGGCGGATGCCGCAACCACGGGTGGCCCCGACGACCTTGTCTTCGGGGTGCGCGATGCCAGCGGCATCCACGAAGTCATCCGTCTCGACGGGCGTTACCTGTCCACCGAGGTGGCCGGGGGATTCGTCGGTCGGGTGATAGGTCTGCGTGCCGACGGTCAGCCGGTGCGCTTCGCCGAGGTGCGCTACGAACCGGTCGAGGCCCGCTGA
- a CDS encoding ABC transporter permease, translating into MTVQAALVHEVTAAELGDEPGGKKRRLREKHAGGRKSYGMFWCIVPFLILVFLFSYFPLYGWIYALFDYKPALGLSGSEFVGLQWFEMLVSSPTQMTQIGQVLVNTLAISFLGIATSVLPLVFAVFLNEVRTPWFRNAVQTLTTLPNFISWVLVYMIAFSLFSSTGLVNSILTDSGLITAPIKFLDTDQHVWVTMTLWSIWKGLGWGAIIYLAAIAGIDQSLYESARIDGAGRFQTMWYITIPQLMPTYLVLLLLSVANLLNNGMEQYFVFQNAFNKEHIQVLDLYVYNIGITGNSLSMATAIGMLKSVISVILLFTVNTIAKRVRGTSIV; encoded by the coding sequence ATGACGGTGCAAGCCGCCCTCGTTCATGAGGTGACCGCGGCCGAACTCGGTGACGAGCCGGGCGGCAAGAAGCGACGCCTGCGCGAGAAGCACGCCGGCGGGCGCAAGTCGTACGGGATGTTCTGGTGCATCGTCCCGTTCCTGATCCTGGTCTTCCTTTTCTCGTATTTCCCGCTGTACGGGTGGATCTACGCGCTGTTCGACTACAAGCCCGCACTCGGCCTGTCGGGCAGCGAGTTCGTCGGACTGCAGTGGTTCGAGATGCTGGTGAGCTCGCCGACGCAGATGACGCAGATCGGACAGGTGCTGGTCAACACCCTGGCCATCAGCTTCCTCGGCATCGCGACCTCGGTCCTGCCCCTGGTGTTCGCCGTGTTCCTCAACGAGGTGCGCACGCCGTGGTTCCGCAACGCGGTGCAGACCCTGACCACCCTGCCGAACTTCATCTCGTGGGTGCTGGTCTACATGATCGCGTTCTCTTTGTTCTCCAGCACCGGCCTGGTCAACAGCATCCTGACCGATTCCGGTCTCATCACCGCGCCCATCAAGTTCCTCGACACCGACCAGCACGTGTGGGTGACGATGACCCTGTGGAGCATCTGGAAGGGCCTGGGCTGGGGCGCGATCATCTACCTGGCCGCGATCGCGGGCATCGACCAGTCACTGTACGAGTCGGCGCGCATCGACGGCGCCGGCCGTTTTCAGACGATGTGGTACATCACCATTCCGCAGCTGATGCCCACCTACCTGGTGCTGCTGCTGCTGTCGGTGGCCAACCTGCTCAACAACGGCATGGAGCAATACTTCGTCTTCCAGAACGCGTTCAACAAGGAGCACATCCAGGTGCTCGATCTGTACGTCTACAACATCGGCATCACCGGAAACAGCCTGTCGATGGCCACCGCTATCGGCATGCTCAAGAGCGTGATCTCGGTCATCCTTCTGTTCACCGTCAACACGATCGCCAAGCGCGTTCGCGGCACGTCGATCGTCTGA
- a CDS encoding carbohydrate ABC transporter permease: MSTVTAGVQRRHAGDWIFTIINYGVFLLLVFLCAYPFYFLIINSVSANDVSALGDVRWWPIGFHLGNYKEVFHLEGLPLAAVVSLGRTVIGTAATVLASAFLGFMFTQSKMWARQFWYRFVIVTMYFSAGLIPVFIIMKTLGLTNNFWVYVLPFIVQPFFIILVKTYVESMPESLQEAAEVDGANIVQIFFRVYLPNMTPILATVAIFSAVAQWNSFQDTLIYITDQSLYTLQYLLYMFINQANSLAQAAQNSGGDMSSIISAATSQTPTSIRMTVSVIVVLPIIFIYPLFQRFFVKGIMLGAVKG, from the coding sequence ATGAGTACTGTCACCGCAGGTGTGCAGCGTCGCCATGCCGGCGACTGGATCTTCACGATCATCAACTACGGGGTCTTCCTGCTGTTGGTGTTCCTGTGCGCCTACCCGTTCTACTTTCTGATCATCAACTCGGTCAGCGCCAACGATGTGTCGGCGCTGGGTGACGTGCGCTGGTGGCCCATCGGGTTCCACCTCGGCAACTACAAAGAGGTGTTCCACCTCGAGGGTCTGCCGCTGGCCGCCGTCGTCAGTCTGGGCCGCACCGTCATCGGCACCGCAGCCACGGTGCTGGCCTCGGCGTTCCTGGGCTTCATGTTCACGCAGAGCAAGATGTGGGCCCGCCAGTTCTGGTATCGGTTCGTCATCGTCACGATGTACTTCAGCGCGGGCCTGATCCCGGTGTTCATCATCATGAAGACGCTGGGTCTGACCAACAACTTCTGGGTGTACGTGCTGCCGTTCATCGTGCAGCCGTTCTTCATCATCCTGGTGAAGACCTACGTCGAGTCGATGCCCGAATCGCTGCAGGAGGCCGCCGAGGTCGACGGGGCCAACATCGTGCAGATCTTCTTCCGGGTCTATCTGCCCAACATGACCCCGATCCTGGCGACCGTGGCGATCTTCTCGGCGGTCGCGCAGTGGAACAGCTTCCAAGACACGCTGATCTACATCACCGATCAGAGTCTGTACACGCTGCAGTACCTGCTGTACATGTTCATCAACCAGGCCAACAGCCTGGCCCAGGCAGCGCAGAACTCCGGGGGCGATATGTCGTCGATCATCTCGGCGGCCACCTCGCAGACGCCCACCTCGATTCGTATGACGGTGTCGGTCATCGTCGTGCTGCCCATCATCTTCATCTATCCCCTGTTCCAGCGCTTCTTCGTGAAGGGCATCATGCTGGGCGCCGTCAAGGGTTGA